One Malus sylvestris chromosome 14, drMalSylv7.2, whole genome shotgun sequence DNA segment encodes these proteins:
- the LOC126598727 gene encoding dirigent protein 22-like, translating to MAKTSQTLPDLPSTLLIFSFTVLFSTTLGLKNQEKLSHLHFYFHDIVSGPNPAAVWVAQTPISKKSPTLFGSIAMFDDPLTVGPTRSSKLVGRAQGLYGSASQSEDALLMAMNFVFYEGNYNGSSLSVLGRNSVLEAVREMPVIGGSGVFRLARGYVQAKTVTFNATSGDALVEYDAFVFHY from the coding sequence ATGGCCAAAACCTCCCAAACCCTCCCAGATCTACCATCTACCCTACTCATATTTTCCTTCACTGTTCTCTTCTCTACAACCCTAGGGCTCAAAAACCAAGAAAAGCTAAGCCACCTCCATTTCTACTTCCATGACATAGTCAGCGGTCCAAACCCTGCTGCCGTCTGGGTTGCCCAAACACCCATCTCCAAAAAATCTCCAACCCTATTCGGCTCTATAGCCATGTTCGACGACCCGCTAACCGTAGGCCCCACAAGGAGCTCCAAACTTGTGGGGAGAGCACAGGGGTTATACGGGTCAGCCTCACAGAGTGAAGATGCTTTGTTGATGGCCATGAACTTCGTATTTTATGAAGGCAATTATAATGGGAGCAGTCTCAGTGTGCTGGGTCGAAACTCCGTGCTTGAAGCCGTTAGAGAGATGCCGGTAATCGGTGGAAGTGGGGTTTTCCGGCTGGCTCGCGGGTATGTTCAGGCGAAGACTGTCACGTTTAATGCAACTAGTGGGGATGCTCTTGTTGAATATGATGCGTTTGTCTTCCATTATTGA